A single genomic interval of Arachis duranensis cultivar V14167 chromosome 7, aradu.V14167.gnm2.J7QH, whole genome shotgun sequence harbors:
- the LOC110273602 gene encoding zinc finger BED domain-containing protein RICESLEEPER 2-like, which yields MCCNWSSEKGSARFSFRICNKGNRERPSCSIRYAATTINFFKSKGRKFSHEDWQAYFAAHVSEESAFIDTKSELDYYLEERPVPQTEHNFDILNWWKSNGAKFLTLQAIARDFLAIPISTVAFESSFSTGGQFVTPHRSRLRPDTLETLMCNQD from the coding sequence ATGTGTTGTAATTGGTCAAGTGAAAAGGGTAGTGCAAGATTTAGTTTTAGAATATGCAACAAAGGGAATAGAGAGAGACCAAGCTGCTCAATTAGATATGCCGCCACCACCATCAATTTCTTTAAGTCAAAAGGGAGGAAGTTCAGTCATGAAGATTGGCAAGCTTATTTTGCTGCACATGTAAGTGAGGAATCCGCATTTATTGATACAAAGAGTGAGTTGGATTATTATCTTGAAGAGAGACCGGTACCACAAACTGAACATAATTTTGATATCTTAAATTGGTGGAAGTCAAATGGAGCGAAGTTTCTGACTTTGCAAGCTATTGCTAGGGATTTTTTGGCGATTCCTATATCTACCGTTGCCTTTGAATCTTCATTTAGTACGGGTGGTCAATTTGTTACGCCACATCGTAGTAGGTTGCGTCCGGACACATTAGAGACTCTAATGTGTAATCAAGATTGA
- the LOC107459229 gene encoding uncharacterized protein LOC107459229, producing the protein MASKESFEVLVHHRGLIKRKTRSGVKFPDKDPLSIFVRPTTSYDDLVSFVLRKLGLEGVKRVKKFFYRIPISVLQEIVKYDCFTIGSDDDLQVLFHCRWQFPKVRTPELLAKLVDVVSSSGGLNRNTPTVATVAGSSSRPAGASSSVPVYEPLVQPVASPSFAVDLNGSGGGKVGIGDYVPTPLQCAAPAGLGDALLDNPVDDDVEPDIIADDSGDDIEPSEPATAGGGSSSRTQQYPPHFSSLDLDAMRQEGGPGEPAGFGARDAEGSAGLTEFQVGQQFQDKDEAVLTVKTYSIRRGVQYKVMESNYRRNVGKCSEFGNGCTWLIRLSLWQRKGIWEVKRPTYRRVWLAKQKAIAHIYGDWDESYNELPMWVLGVQLMMPGTVAVLRTSSVRVGG; encoded by the exons ATGGCTAGTAAAGAGAGTTTTGAAGTGTTGGTTCACCACAGAGGATTGATTAAGAGGAAAACACGATCCGGTGTGAAGTTCCCTGATAAGGATCCTCTCAGTATTTTCGTGAGGCCTACGACGAGCTATGACGACCTTGTTAGTTTTGTTCTACGAAAACTTGGTCTAGAAGGCGTGAAACGGGTTAAGAAGTTCTTCTATCGCATTCCAATCTCGGTCCTCCAAGAAATCGTGAAATATGATTGTTTCACGATTGGAAGTGATGATGACTTACAGGTCCTGTTTCATTGTCGCTGGCAGTTTCCCAAAGTGAGGACACCAGAACTGTTGGCGAAGTTGGTTGACGTGGTATCCAGCTCGGGGGGTTTGAACCGGAATACCCCCACTGTAGCCACGGTAGCCGGTTCTAGCTCGAGACCTGCGGGTGCGTCTTCCTCCGTCCCTGTGTATGAACCTCTGGTCCAGCCTGTCGCCTCCCCTTCGTTCGCTGTGGATCTCAATGGAAGTGGAGGCGGCAAAGTTGGAATAGGGGATTACGTGCCAACCCCTTTACAGTGTGCTGCACCGGCTGGTCTTGGAGATGCATTATTGGATAATCCAGTGGACGATGATGTGGAGCCGGATATCATTGCTGATGACAGTGGCGATGATATTGAACCGAGTGAGCCTGCTACTGCGGGAGGTGGTTCTAGCTCTCGCACACAGCAGTACCCTCCAcatttttcatctttggacttGGATGCAATGAGGCAGGAGGGGGGTCCTGGGGAGCCTGCTGGTTTTGGCGCTAGAGATGCAGAAGGGTCTGCAGGTTTGACAGAGTTTCAGGTTGGTCAGCAATTTCAGGACAAGGATGAGGCCGTGTTAACTGTGAAGACTTACAGCATCCGACGCGGGGTACAGTACAAGGTGATGGAGTCTAACTATCGCCGAAATGTTGGGAAGTGTTCTGAGTTTgggaatgggtgcacatggttgattcggCTTAGCCTCTGGCAGCGCAAGGGCATTTGGGAGGTCAAAAG GCCCACGTATAGGAGGGTCTGGCTAGCGAAGCAGAAGGCCATTGCGCACATCTATGGTGATTGGGATGAGTCATATAACGAGCTCCCTATGTGGGTGTTAGGAGTTCAGTTGATGATGCCTGGTACGGTTGCAGTCCTTAGGACGAGCTCTGTTCGAGTTGGGGGATAG
- the LOC110273601 gene encoding uncharacterized protein LOC110273601, with amino-acid sequence MSSSDALSNTHEKSTPSEEPIGTNIQTTQEAPQSQPQEPPTDTTTTNEGTTNSTSGVRKRKLTFEVWNQFKIVEIKGKLKAECNYCKSKLLGDPKQGTSHLRDHFKSCKLHTTRDIRQCMMKTTPTTSGKTVVVGAYTFD; translated from the coding sequence ATGTCTTCTTCGGATGCATTGAGTAATACTCATGAGAAGAGTACTCCATCGGAAGAACCTATAGGCACTAATATTCAAACTACACAAGAGGCTCCTCAATCTCAACCTCAAGAACCCCCAACGGATACTACAACTACTAATGAAGGAACGACAAACTCTACAAGTGGTGTTCGAAAAAGGAAGTTGACCTTCGAAGTGTGGAATCAATTCAAGATTGTGGAAATCAAGGGAAAATTAAAGGCTGAATGCAATTATTGTAAATCGAAGCTACTTGGTGACCCAAAACAAGGCACTTCGCACTTGCGTGATCACTTCAAAAGCTGCAAGCTCCACACCACTAGAGATATAAGACAGTGTATGATGAAGACAACTCCAACAACTAGTGGGAAAACAGTTGTGGTTGGTGCATATACCTTCGACTAA
- the LOC107459228 gene encoding protein MAIN-LIKE 2-like gives MVSTRLAPCQCRCRALASGDAHILHAVRGVHNHTTGRGLPVGLPVDGRYVSGFLTDFQVYIHGGRTAWVSFQELLCVSPPANQIQKFVVNCTWFQETFGECPAGADEETVKRFARAYIMMLLGTQLFADKSGNCIHIRWLPYVARIEEMDGYSWGLAALAWLYRCMCRVANRHVVKLAGPL, from the coding sequence ATGGTTTCGACTAGATTAGCTCCTTGTCAATGCCGTTGTCGAGCGCTGGCGTCCGGAGACGCACACATTCTACATGCTGTTCGGGGAGTGCACAATCACACTACAGGACGTGGCCTACCAGTTGGGTTGCCAGTGGACGGACGTTATGTCAGTGGTTTCCTGACAGATTTCCAGGTATACATCCATGGTGGCCGTACGGCTTGGGTGTCATTCCAGGAATTGCTTTGTGTGTCACCTCCTGCGAACCAAATTCAGAAGTTCGTAGTGAACTGCACTTGGTTCCAGGAGACTTTTGGAGAGTGCCCCGCAGGAGCCGATGAGGAGACAGTAAAGCGCTTTGCTCGTGCCTATATCATGATGTTGTTGGGCACGCAGTTGTTTGCCGACAAGTCCGGCAACTGTATTCACATCAGATGGCTACCTTACGTGGCTAGGATTGAGGAGATGGATGGATACAGCTGGGGGTTGGCGGCACTAGCATGGTTATACAGGTGCATGTGCCGAGTGGCCAACAGGCATGTGGTGAAGTTAGCAGGCCCGTTATAG